A stretch of the Cucurbita pepo subsp. pepo cultivar mu-cu-16 chromosome LG16, ASM280686v2, whole genome shotgun sequence genome encodes the following:
- the LOC111777417 gene encoding probable lipid-A-disaccharide synthase, mitochondrial isoform X1, with translation MLWMYWKCCSERRRMMRGFLNNMNRYLSTYRVAANAFEMSAKHGELRVFIVAGEVSGDTIASRLMTSLRTLSPVPVRFSGVGGSMMSKQGLKSLFPMEDIAVMGIWELCPHLMKIREKLKRTVEAAIVFQPHVVVTVDSKGFSFRLLKQIRARYRNDKLACPVHFHYVAPSFWAWKGGEERLKGLVEFVDHILCILPNEAEVCKSNGLAATFVGHPILEDTLDLNAGKDASLLELKIQGSCKDFLIQNDIRADATIISLLPGSRLQEVSRMIPIYASTLELLKESFPELTTIIHVAPNADVQEHISGVLHKWPVPAVLVAGGSPQAKYDAFSASKVALCTSGTVATELQLARLPFVVAYRAHFLTEWLIRHKAKVSYISLPNILLNSPVIPEALFQECTPRRLQSMLKELIRNDGLRNKQIVAAEEVLKLLCPSKESTKILARAGLKCTSSSSICTPSMIAASTILYYERTQ, from the exons ATGTTATGGATGTATTGGAAATGCTGCTCTGAACGACGGCGAATGATGCGGGGTTTTCTCAACAATATGAACAGGTACTTATCGACCTACAGAGTAGCCGCTAATGCCTTCGAGATGTCTGCAAAACATGGCGAATTGAGGGTTTTCATTGTCGCCGGAGAAGTCTCCGGCGACACCATCGCTTCTCGTCTCATGACATCTCTGAGAACGCTATCTCCAGTTCCTGTTCGTTTCTCCGGCGTCGGAGG CTCCATGATGTCCAAGCAAGGATTGAAGTCTCTATTCCCCATGGAGGATATTGCAGTAATGGGAATATGGGAGCTATGTCCGCATCTAATGAAAATTAGA GAAAAGCTCAAGAGGACCGTTGAAGCTGCTATAGTGTTTCAACCTCATGTCGTTGTAACGGTGGACTCTAAAGGGTTCTCGTTCCGCCTCCTAAAGCAGATACGTG CTAGATACCGAAACGATAAATTGGCTTGTCCAGTACATTTCCATTACGTAGCACCGTCATTCTGGGCTTGGAAAGGGGGTGAAGAAAGGCTCAAAGGTCTTGTTGAATTTGTTGACCACATTTTATGCATACTTCCAAATGAAGCAGAAGTTTGTAAATCAAATGGATTGGCAGCAACCTTTGTGGGGCATCCCATTCTCGAGGATACGTTAGACCTCAATGCT GGGAAGGATGCCTCATTACTGGAGTTGAAAATACAGGGAAGTTGCAAAGATTTTCTAATTCAAAACGACATTCGTGCTG atGCAACAATCATTTCCCTGCTTCCTGGAAGTAGGTTACAGGAAGTCAGCAGAATGATTCCAATCTATGCAAGTACGTTGGAGTTACTGAAAGAATCCTTCCCGGAGCTGACAACAATCATCCACGTTGCTCCTAATGCTGATGTACAGGAACATATAAGTGGAGTCCTTCATAAGTGGCCTGTGCCTGCCGTATTGGTTGCAGGAGGATCACCACAAGCAAAATATGATGCATTCAGT GCAAGTAAGGTTGCATTATGTACTTCTGGTACAGTTGCTACGGAGTTGCAGCTTGCTCGGTTACCTTTTGTAGTTGCTTACCGAGCTCATTTCTTAACCGAATGGTTGATTCGACACAAAGCGAAAGTATCATACATCTCCCTTCCAAATATTCTCTTAAACTCACCTGTTATCCCAGAGGCACTGTTTCAAGAATGCACTCCAAGAAGGCTACAGTCGATGCTCAA GGAATTGATACGTAACGACGGTCTACGCAACAAACAGATTGTCGCGGCCGAAGAGGTTCTTAAACTGCTGTGTCCTTCAAAAGAAAGTACGAAGATCTTAGCACGGGCGGGTTTAAAATGcacatcttcatcttcaatctGCACACCCAGCATGATAGCGGCATCTACCATACTGTACTATGAAAGGACGCAGTAG
- the LOC111777417 gene encoding probable lipid-A-disaccharide synthase, mitochondrial isoform X2: protein MKELGDNTPSSPKNSTRFQNPQWFNVSPKQLSVHEKLKRTVEAAIVFQPHVVVTVDSKGFSFRLLKQIRARYRNDKLACPVHFHYVAPSFWAWKGGEERLKGLVEFVDHILCILPNEAEVCKSNGLAATFVGHPILEDTLDLNAGKDASLLELKIQGSCKDFLIQNDIRADATIISLLPGSRLQEVSRMIPIYASTLELLKESFPELTTIIHVAPNADVQEHISGVLHKWPVPAVLVAGGSPQAKYDAFSASKVALCTSGTVATELQLARLPFVVAYRAHFLTEWLIRHKAKVSYISLPNILLNSPVIPEALFQECTPRRLQSMLKELIRNDGLRNKQIVAAEEVLKLLCPSKESTKILARAGLKCTSSSSICTPSMIAASTILYYERTQ, encoded by the exons ATGAAAGAGCTTGGAGATAACACACCCAGTAGTCCCAAGAATTCGACGAGATTCCAAAATCCACAATGGTTCAATGTGTCCCCTAAGCAACTATCTGTTCAT GAAAAGCTCAAGAGGACCGTTGAAGCTGCTATAGTGTTTCAACCTCATGTCGTTGTAACGGTGGACTCTAAAGGGTTCTCGTTCCGCCTCCTAAAGCAGATACGTG CTAGATACCGAAACGATAAATTGGCTTGTCCAGTACATTTCCATTACGTAGCACCGTCATTCTGGGCTTGGAAAGGGGGTGAAGAAAGGCTCAAAGGTCTTGTTGAATTTGTTGACCACATTTTATGCATACTTCCAAATGAAGCAGAAGTTTGTAAATCAAATGGATTGGCAGCAACCTTTGTGGGGCATCCCATTCTCGAGGATACGTTAGACCTCAATGCT GGGAAGGATGCCTCATTACTGGAGTTGAAAATACAGGGAAGTTGCAAAGATTTTCTAATTCAAAACGACATTCGTGCTG atGCAACAATCATTTCCCTGCTTCCTGGAAGTAGGTTACAGGAAGTCAGCAGAATGATTCCAATCTATGCAAGTACGTTGGAGTTACTGAAAGAATCCTTCCCGGAGCTGACAACAATCATCCACGTTGCTCCTAATGCTGATGTACAGGAACATATAAGTGGAGTCCTTCATAAGTGGCCTGTGCCTGCCGTATTGGTTGCAGGAGGATCACCACAAGCAAAATATGATGCATTCAGT GCAAGTAAGGTTGCATTATGTACTTCTGGTACAGTTGCTACGGAGTTGCAGCTTGCTCGGTTACCTTTTGTAGTTGCTTACCGAGCTCATTTCTTAACCGAATGGTTGATTCGACACAAAGCGAAAGTATCATACATCTCCCTTCCAAATATTCTCTTAAACTCACCTGTTATCCCAGAGGCACTGTTTCAAGAATGCACTCCAAGAAGGCTACAGTCGATGCTCAA GGAATTGATACGTAACGACGGTCTACGCAACAAACAGATTGTCGCGGCCGAAGAGGTTCTTAAACTGCTGTGTCCTTCAAAAGAAAGTACGAAGATCTTAGCACGGGCGGGTTTAAAATGcacatcttcatcttcaatctGCACACCCAGCATGATAGCGGCATCTACCATACTGTACTATGAAAGGACGCAGTAG